The stretch of DNA TGAAGTCTATGTTCTTCGAAATAATTATGAGAAAGCCATAGAGATATGCGAACAAGGGCTGGAAGAATGTCGTGACAATCTCGATGAACTCTATCTTCATCTTGCAGAAATATTTGATCATCAAGGCGAATATAAGGAAGTGATTCCACTTCTAGAAAAAACAATAGCCCTTAATCCTACCAACGAAGATGCGCTCTATCTCTATTCTATTACTATGTCTATTTTAGACAAAATAGCAGAGAAAGTTGAGTTTTTCCAAGGACTCATAGATAATGATCCGTTTAATGATGAGGCATGGTATTACTTAGCGGTTACATACCGGGAACTAGGAATGTATGAGAAGGCTATAGAATGTCTGGAATATATCAATGCGATAGATGAAGATGTCAATGTACTGGGTGATATGGCGCAGGTTTTCTATGAAGCAGGGGACTATGAAAAAGCCATCGATTGCTTGAAAGAATTGGAAAAAGACGATGACCTAGAGAGTCTGGATTACCAAACCTATGCCAAGGCTTACAGAGAACTCGGCAATTTGCATAAAGCCAAAGTCTTTTTCAAAGAAGCACTGAGTATCGATGAAACCAATGACGATATTTATTATGAACTCGCTAAAACCTACTACCAAGAAAAAAAATATGAAGCGGCGCTTCCATTGATAAATAAAGCCTTAGAAAAAAGCAAAGAACTGGCTCATTACTTAGAACTCAAAGCCGATATTTTTATTGGTCTAGAAAAAATAGAAGAGGCCTGTGAATTATATAAAAATATTATCCTTCTTCATAGTTCAACGTCGTATTATATCAGTAAATTTGCCTATATATTAGCCTTGAAATTCAGCTTAGAAGAAGCCATAGAAATTTTAGATAATGGAATAGAGTCAAACCTACATCCGACATTACATTTTCATAAAGCGGTCTTGTATTTTATCTTCGATAAAGAGGAAGATGGCTATCAAGCCTTCGCACAAGGCCTAGAACAAGACTTCTCTGCCCATACCATTCTCTTTGAAAAACTACCAGAAATGGAAACGAATTCGAAGATTCAAATGCTAATTACGTTTTATGGGGATTAGCTAAATACAAATAATTATTAATCAATTAAATAAAACGTCTAACTTTTAGCATATACGATAAATAATTATCTCCGTGTTCTTTTGCTAGAAATTCTTCTTCCAGTCGAATCTGAATTTGAATTAAAATATATCCTACCAATAGAAAAATTAAAGTTAATGCATTTGGTGTTAGCAAAAAAAGACCTAACAAGGCTGTTAACATCCCTAAAAAAATTGGATTTCTTGAATATTTAAATAATCCAGTCGTAATAAGTTCAGTTTTAGTTTGTGTATCTATCCCAATTCGCCAAGAGTCTTTCATATCTGTTTGAGCTATAATTGTCCAGATTAGTGCTAATACTAAAAGTCCGATTCCTATATACTTTAGATATAAAACATCCAATATTTGTAATACTAAAAAGATTTCGTAATGTGCTGGGATTAACGCATAAAACACAGTATAGATAAACATTAATATTAATGTAATCTTAAAATAATATCCAATCAATCCATAAGCTGAATCATCTTTCGGTAATACCAACGGATTTTGTCCTATTCTTCTAGCTACAATTAAACTTTTTGCGACAAAGGCTATACCAAAATAAATAACAAAATAAGCTGGTAATAGAATTCTTATAATTTGTTCCATTTTAAATTTTTATATTCTTTTATAACTTAATAGCTCAATCCCTATTAAGTCTCACATTATGGAGACCCAAAAGAGAAATTAATTGAACTTTAAAACCGCACCTTCCCACCTATATACATTCTCCGCACATCCATAGGTCCCCAAATCATACCAGCGTCGAAAGATTTGAGATTGGTATTTTCAAAACTTTGAATACGATCATACTGATTGTAGGCAAAGATATTTTCCGAACCTATATAAAAATCCATGCGGTCATTCGGCACATAGTTTATCTGTGCGTGTACTATAGGATACCAAGGTGAAAAATTCTCAGGAGTCAAGCTCATATTTGGTATGCGCGCTCGTCCATTGACGAGTAGCGTCGTTGAAAATCTCCATTTTTCTTCTGTGGAAACCCAATACAAATTGGCAAGAAATTTATCCGTTTTTAATAAGGGTAAGAGTTTTTCTTGGCCATCGTAAACTACTAAAGTTTGATCATTTTTATAAGATAGTCTCAAACTCCAGTTTTTATCGATCTTCATATCATTATCAATCTGAAAGCTCTGAGCTCTACTTTTTTCCTTGAGATACTCTATTTTCAAGAGTTCTGGGGTCTCTAAATTCAATATGAGCTGATTTTGGAAGAGCGTAAGAAAATAACCCGCATCTATCGTAGAAGCCATACCGAATAATTTATAACTCAATCTGTAACTTACTCCGCCATTAAAGGCTCTTTCTGCTTCTAAATTCGCAGGCATTTGTACCGTTCTATTGGAAATTAAGAATCCGAAGGTCTCCGTCAAAATAGTAGGGGTTTTGAATCCAAATCCTCCGTTGAATTTTAAACTATGCTGTTCATTAGGCGCGAAAATGAAACTAGCTCTCGGAGAAAAGAAGAATCCTAAGTCATTGTGATAATCGCCTCGCACACCGAGAATAGCAGTCATCGCATCTTTCTTGCCAGTCCATTCGGCAAAAACTCCATTTACAATTTCCTTTTTACTAAAATGTAAACTTCCTATACGCTCATGTTCCTTATTGTACAAAGATTGTAAGCCAAGTTTTATTTTAGAATTTTCTCCACTAAGATTGGAATAATAAATGGGAGAAACACTAGCATAAATCTGATTATTATCGATGATTCGACCAGCTATATCTCCATTCTGAGTAGCGTAGTTAAGTTTATATAGAACTGCAAAACTAGACTCTTTATCTGCGTTTAACTCCCAACCAGTTTTAAACTGAGCCTGCAAAGATTTATGATTTTGGTTGATAATATAATCAGAACCAATATGACTTACATGATTCGAATGATCTATCTGCCCAGCTTGACTTTCATAAGAAGTTCCCTGAATCATAGCCTGAAAACGGAACCCACTTTCACTCTGATACTGCCATTTATTCATCAAATTGAGATTCATAAATACTGGCATATCAGTAAAACCATCCCTATTGTTATCCATAGTCATGCGAGAAAATGATGTGTGAGCCAGAAAGTTAGTATAGAGATTATCTGTGATTTGGATGCCTTTTATGACATTTAAATCAGTCTTAGCAATTTCTGAAATATAGCCATTCAAAAACCAATCTTTCGATTTTTTAGGTTTGATAAATTCGATATTCATAGCTCCACTGATATTATCGTAGCCATTCGTCACGGAGCCTATTCCCTTACTAATACCTATAGACTCGATCCATGGACCAGGCACGAGTTCAAGACCTATTTTCGACAATATACCACGATGATAAGGGATGCCTTCATTCATCTGTGAGGAGTAAGTACCCGCCAAAGCTAGCATTTGAATTTCTCTACCACCTGTAATACCATCTGAGTAATTGACGTCAACGGTATTTGTATTTTCGAGACTCTCTGCCAGATTACAACAAGCGAGTTTTCCTAGTTCGCATTTGTCTATAACCTCTGTACCAGCCTTCTTGAGCTCTTGGGTTTTATTTCCAACTATACTTACTTCAGATAAAGATTTCACTTTTAGTTCTACCCTATTAGTCGCTTGTAACTGTGGTATTGTCGCTTCTTTATATCCAATTTTCTTTAGTTTGATAGGTAGTATCGAAGTCTGAGGAATAGTAATACTACCATTGACATCGGTAAGACCCAGAGTTTTGCCCTCATGATCCAGTACCTGAACATTTTCTATTGGTTGATTGTCTATATTGAAGACTTCTATTTTAGATTCTTGCGCTCTGACAATAATTGAGAGCATTATACTAAGAATAAAAAATATATATTTTGTATTAATTTGCATCGTTTGTTAAGTTTAATATTCCATTATCATTAACCTGAGATAATTGAAAAATTTTTAAATAAAATTGTTTGACTATTTGGAAACACAATATTTCCAAAAAACTATTGAACTAACAACGCCAAATACTGAACTTAGATTGCCTATCACTGATTAATTCACGTTTCCAATAGAAACCTGAATTATTTTTAGCAACCCTAGCGAAAAAAAAGTTTAAGGTGTAAAAATCAGCCTTATTGAATTTCGAATTTGACTTTACTTGTGTTTCTATTTTCTCCGTTACCTCTAGTTTAGATTCCTCTGCATGGAATATAGAACTCGGAATACGAGTATCTTGAAATCCACAACAGCCTTTGCCTTGACAGCAGTTACCTTCTGAATCAGACGATTCCACTGAAGAACATGACCCGCAGCAGGTGGTGGCTTCTTCACTGCAGCAAGAACCGACAGCTTCGGTTATAGTGGTATAGGCATATAAATTTGCATTGCCTAAGAACAATAAATAAAGCCAAAAGAAACTAAAAGAAACTATTCTCTTCATTACGAATCCACAAAGTTAAGTAAAATAACTCATAATGACCTCATAAAGATTGATATCCAGATATAAACTCAAAAAGAAAAATACAGAACTCCAGAAGATACAACAGGAGAACATGTAAATAAATATCTTTGTCTTATTATCCGTTATTTGCAGTGCTAGCATTGCGCCAACGGGTAAAGTCAACAGAATTGGGGAAAGAAATGATATCCCAAACAAGCCCATACTTCGTCGCACCTTTACTAAAAATTTATTCCATCTATTAAATCTATGATAGGTGTTGTTCCGATATTTAACTTCATAATATTTTTTAGTAATAAAACTGCCGAAATTAATAAAAATCAATAAGCCTATGGCTCCTCCAGCAAGATTTGCTAAAATAGAAGGTATGATACCTGTATCTAGATTGATAGCTGTAAATAGCCCTAAACCGTATTTCACTATGGAAAATAAGAAAATAGTGATTAGCTTAGACCAATAGGCTACTATATCCACAAATCTTAATTCAAGTTAAAACTCAAATATTTATCTACTAGATCGCTTGAACCTAATGCAATAGGAACTCTTTGGTGTAACTCTGATGGTATAATCTCTAAAATATCGGAACTACCATCGGTGTATTTTCCATTGGCATGTTTAGTAATAAAACTCAGAGGATTACACTCATATTGCAGTCTCAGTTTGCCTTTAGGAGATTTGGTAGTAGCAGGATATAAAAATATACCACCTTTCAACAAATTTCTATGAATATCCGCTACCATAGATCCTATATATCGATGTGTAAATGGGCGTTTAGAGCTTTTATCTTCATCTAAACACCAGTTAACAAAATCAATAACTTGTTTATCATATAAGTTATAGTATCCAAAGCTAATAGAAAGAATATTGGTATATGAAGGGGTTTGTATGTTTTCATGTGATAGAAGATACTGCTTCTCAATTTGGTCCAAGGTAAAAGCATGAACGCCATTTCCCATAGAGTATACTAGAATGGTAGAACTACCATATATGACATAGCCTGCACTTAAAATATCATTGCCTTTTTGCAGAAAATCAGACAGCAACAAATCTCCATTTGATTTTCTCTTATAAATACTGAAAATGGTACCTATAGCAGAACAAGTATCAATATTACTACTTCCATCTAAAGGATCAAACAATACAATATATTGTGCATCTTCGCTATGACACTGCTCGAATGCAATAAAGTCTTCCATTTCTTCCGAAGCCACACCTGCACAATACTTCGAAGATTTTAATGATTCAATTAACCAATCATTGGATATGATATCTAAGCGCTGAACTTCTTCACCTTGTACATTTTCTGTTCCAGCTTTTCCTATAATATCTTCCAATGCAGCATGATTGACAACAAAACTTATCTTTTTAGTCGCCTCTTCTAATTTTTCATAAATTTCTTTGAGACCTTGCTCCTGAGATAATATGGATTCTTTTGAATTTAAAAACTGATTAAGATTAATCTGAGTATGCATTATTTAATTTTCGAAATTAATTAAAACTATTTTTATTTATTATTATACTATTCTGATTCTTCACGTTGATTTCCTAAATAGGTTCTAGGCAAAAATATAGTAAATATACTACCTTTACCTAATTCACTGTGCACAGTTACGAATCCATCATGGGCCTCGCTCATTTCTTTGACGTAATTGAGTCCTAGACCAAAGCCTTTGACATTATGCACATTTCCTGTAGGTACGCGATAAAATTTCTCAAAAACACGCTCTAATACCTCAGTAGGTATCCCTATTCCATTATCCTCCACGACTATTTCTATGCCTTTTCCTTTGTTATAGGTAGTTACATGGACTTCCAACGGTATATCTTCTTTTCGATATTTTATAGAATTTTCAATTAGATTATGAACCATATTCGAGACATGTATTTTATCCGCTT from Chitinophagales bacterium encodes:
- a CDS encoding tetratricopeptide repeat protein, which translates into the protein MNKKDKLEFETLQELLQQFEEALVLNETIRFEEDEFESIIHYYLQNNQAQLALDASEMALTIYPFSSEFCLTKADAHIELGELDHAEDYLINNFKIDKSDIDYYIILSEVYVLRNNYEKAIEICEQGLEECRDNLDELYLHLAEIFDHQGEYKEVIPLLEKTIALNPTNEDALYLYSITMSILDKIAEKVEFFQGLIDNDPFNDEAWYYLAVTYRELGMYEKAIECLEYINAIDEDVNVLGDMAQVFYEAGDYEKAIDCLKELEKDDDLESLDYQTYAKAYRELGNLHKAKVFFKEALSIDETNDDIYYELAKTYYQEKKYEAALPLINKALEKSKELAHYLELKADIFIGLEKIEEACELYKNIILLHSSTSYYISKFAYILALKFSLEEAIEILDNGIESNLHPTLHFHKAVLYFIFDKEEDGYQAFAQGLEQDFSAHTILFEKLPEMETNSKIQMLITFYGD
- a CDS encoding isoprenylcysteine carboxylmethyltransferase family protein, which encodes MEQIIRILLPAYFVIYFGIAFVAKSLIVARRIGQNPLVLPKDDSAYGLIGYYFKITLILMFIYTVFYALIPAHYEIFLVLQILDVLYLKYIGIGLLVLALIWTIIAQTDMKDSWRIGIDTQTKTELITTGLFKYSRNPIFLGMLTALLGLFLLTPNALTLIFLLVGYILIQIQIRLEEEFLAKEHGDNYLSYMLKVRRFI
- a CDS encoding TonB-dependent receptor, which produces MLSIIVRAQESKIEVFNIDNQPIENVQVLDHEGKTLGLTDVNGSITIPQTSILPIKLKKIGYKEATIPQLQATNRVELKVKSLSEVSIVGNKTQELKKAGTEVIDKCELGKLACCNLAESLENTNTVDVNYSDGITGGREIQMLALAGTYSSQMNEGIPYHRGILSKIGLELVPGPWIESIGISKGIGSVTNGYDNISGAMNIEFIKPKKSKDWFLNGYISEIAKTDLNVIKGIQITDNLYTNFLAHTSFSRMTMDNNRDGFTDMPVFMNLNLMNKWQYQSESGFRFQAMIQGTSYESQAGQIDHSNHVSHIGSDYIINQNHKSLQAQFKTGWELNADKESSFAVLYKLNYATQNGDIAGRIIDNNQIYASVSPIYYSNLSGENSKIKLGLQSLYNKEHERIGSLHFSKKEIVNGVFAEWTGKKDAMTAILGVRGDYHNDLGFFFSPRASFIFAPNEQHSLKFNGGFGFKTPTILTETFGFLISNRTVQMPANLEAERAFNGGVSYRLSYKLFGMASTIDAGYFLTLFQNQLILNLETPELLKIEYLKEKSRAQSFQIDNDMKIDKNWSLRLSYKNDQTLVVYDGQEKLLPLLKTDKFLANLYWVSTEEKWRFSTTLLVNGRARIPNMSLTPENFSPWYPIVHAQINYVPNDRMDFYIGSENIFAYNQYDRIQSFENTNLKSFDAGMIWGPMDVRRMYIGGKVRF
- the fbp gene encoding class 1 fructose-bisphosphatase, whose protein sequence is MHTQINLNQFLNSKESILSQEQGLKEIYEKLEEATKKISFVVNHAALEDIIGKAGTENVQGEEVQRLDIISNDWLIESLKSSKYCAGVASEEMEDFIAFEQCHSEDAQYIVLFDPLDGSSNIDTCSAIGTIFSIYKRKSNGDLLLSDFLQKGNDILSAGYVIYGSSTILVYSMGNGVHAFTLDQIEKQYLLSHENIQTPSYTNILSISFGYYNLYDKQVIDFVNWCLDEDKSSKRPFTHRYIGSMVADIHRNLLKGGIFLYPATTKSPKGKLRLQYECNPLSFITKHANGKYTDGSSDILEIIPSELHQRVPIALGSSDLVDKYLSFNLN